Proteins from one Bradyrhizobium amphicarpaeae genomic window:
- the cysE gene encoding serine O-acetyltransferase — MTCVVDIPLADPSPPGPVKPSLLKLLREDIDCVRQRDPAARGQFETLLTYPGIHAVIWYRIANRLWTAGWRFPARLLSWLGRFASNVDIHPGARIGHRFFIDHGAGVVIGETAEIGDDVTLYHGVTLGGTSWYPGKRHPTLEDGVIVGAGAKILGPITVGARARVGANSVVIESTPPDVTVVGIPARVVRPQLSHRRVVGRIDLDHHLMPDPVGDAIEVLLDRVEFLEARLTHMQKRLRHAGVPTRGTALLEADDD; from the coding sequence ATGACCTGTGTCGTCGATATTCCGCTTGCCGATCCGTCCCCTCCCGGGCCGGTCAAACCGTCGTTGTTGAAGCTGCTCCGCGAGGACATCGACTGCGTACGCCAGCGTGATCCGGCTGCGCGCGGTCAATTCGAGACGCTCCTGACCTATCCCGGCATTCACGCCGTGATCTGGTATCGGATCGCCAACCGGCTGTGGACTGCAGGTTGGCGCTTTCCGGCGCGGCTGTTGTCCTGGCTCGGGCGCTTCGCCAGCAACGTCGACATTCATCCCGGTGCGCGCATCGGCCACCGTTTCTTCATCGACCACGGCGCCGGCGTCGTCATCGGCGAGACCGCGGAGATCGGCGACGACGTCACGCTCTATCATGGTGTCACGCTTGGCGGAACGTCCTGGTACCCGGGTAAGCGCCACCCGACGCTCGAAGACGGTGTCATCGTCGGGGCGGGCGCCAAGATCCTCGGGCCGATCACGGTCGGGGCTCGTGCGCGTGTCGGCGCCAATTCCGTCGTGATCGAGAGCACGCCGCCCGACGTCACCGTGGTCGGCATTCCCGCCCGCGTCGTGCGCCCGCAACTGAGCCATCGCCGCGTGGTCGGCCGGATCGACCTCGACCACCATTTGATGCCCGACCCCGTCGGCGACGCCATCGAAGTGCTGCTCGATCGCGTCGAATTTCTTGAGGCGCGCCTGACCCATATGCAGAAACGCCTGCGGCATGCCGGCGTACCGACCCGTGGCACTGCATTGCTGGAGGCCGACGATGACTGA
- the nifW gene encoding nitrogenase stabilizing/protective protein NifW yields the protein MTEGILAQLSKASAAEEFFTLLGVDYDPGIVNVARLHILRRMGQYLAGEDFTGATDEVVTERCRAVLNRAYSDFVASSPIDQRVFKVLKDAVAPQQKPGPTLVQIGTLK from the coding sequence ATGACTGAAGGAATTCTCGCGCAATTGAGCAAGGCGTCCGCGGCGGAGGAGTTCTTCACTTTGCTCGGCGTCGATTACGATCCCGGAATCGTCAACGTGGCGCGTCTGCATATCTTGCGGCGCATGGGCCAGTATCTCGCCGGAGAGGATTTTACCGGCGCAACGGACGAGGTCGTGACGGAGCGCTGCAGAGCCGTGCTGAATCGCGCTTATTCGGACTTCGTCGCGTCGTCGCCGATCGATCAGCGCGTCTTCAAGGTTCTCAAGGATGCCGTCGCGCCGCAGCAGAAGCCGGGGCCGACATTGGTGCAGATCGGAACGCTGAAGTGA
- a CDS encoding electron transfer flavoprotein subunit beta/FixA family protein: protein MHIVVCIKQVPDSAQIRVHPVTNTIMRQGVPTIINPYDLFALEAALELRDQFGGEVTVLTMGPPSAEDSLRKALTFGADRAVLLTDRFFAGADTLATTYALATAICKISTEFGAADVVFTGKQTIDGDTAQVGPGIAKRLGLSQLTYVAKISALDLTARTIDAERRSEGGVQILRTRLPCLVTMLEATNQIRRGAMADALRAARAPIVKWSAQEAGVEDISKCGLRGSPTIVKRVFAPAARSEKAVMIEAAEQPAEALIDAIFKRQPTLETELATLARGY from the coding sequence ATGCACATCGTCGTCTGCATCAAGCAGGTCCCCGACTCCGCGCAAATTCGTGTGCATCCGGTGACCAACACCATCATGCGTCAGGGGGTGCCGACCATCATCAACCCCTACGACCTCTTCGCGCTGGAGGCCGCGCTCGAGCTGCGCGATCAGTTCGGCGGCGAAGTTACGGTGTTGACAATGGGACCGCCGTCGGCCGAGGACTCCCTGCGTAAGGCGCTGACCTTCGGTGCAGACCGCGCCGTGCTGCTGACCGACCGCTTCTTCGCCGGCGCCGACACGCTGGCCACCACCTACGCGCTCGCCACCGCGATCTGCAAGATCTCGACCGAATTCGGTGCCGCCGATGTCGTCTTCACGGGCAAGCAGACGATCGACGGTGACACCGCGCAGGTCGGCCCCGGCATCGCCAAGCGCCTCGGCCTGTCGCAGCTCACTTATGTCGCGAAGATCAGCGCCCTCGACCTGACCGCCCGCACGATCGACGCGGAACGCCGTTCGGAAGGCGGCGTCCAGATCCTTCGAACCAGATTGCCGTGCCTCGTCACCATGCTGGAGGCGACCAACCAGATTCGCCGTGGCGCGATGGCTGACGCCCTGCGCGCAGCGCGTGCACCGATCGTGAAATGGAGCGCGCAGGAGGCCGGCGTCGAGGACATCTCGAAATGCGGCCTACGCGGCTCGCCCACCATCGTCAAGCGCGTGTTCGCGCCAGCGGCGCGCAGCGAGAAGGCGGTGATGATCGAGGCTGCCGAACAACCGGCGGAGGCGCTGATCGACGCCATCTTCAAGCGCCAGCCGACGCTGGAGACCGAGCTCGCGACACTGGCGCGCGGTTATTGA